One window of Papaver somniferum cultivar HN1 chromosome 9, ASM357369v1, whole genome shotgun sequence genomic DNA carries:
- the LOC113313300 gene encoding heat stress transcription factor A-2b-like: MNKSPTSEFGTFSSPPSMFLGQKGSTHGECSGFTDSSSSTPLMVEPLTAIKQFSLEENSNREKFSESNLKIKGENTRVGSIPQPLECLQGNPVPPFLSKTYDLVDDPSLDKVISWGLNGQSFVVLDTMEFSKVVLPRNFKHNNFSSFVRQLNTYGFRKVETDRWEFANEDFLRGRRHLLKNIHRRKSLQGQQIGGFSQFTGETGISKLDGEVQQLRNDRNFLIQELSNLHREHRGRAEQVEAMKQRMTVAEQRQKQMLSFLAKVLQNPVFLSRLQLMKKQREITSPRMKRKFIKQQSADGCKLASSVEGKIVNYDSKLCHVASSALSDIEEPVTDKHLTDNFLDDMVGKLELGATHKQVQVWNVASNELVQELVGASGQMGMEILDVGSLGCQGGKEVLNGQPEVVGEPFVSFAEDLAKEKTFPDFMSPGVESIIKEEDIWSKGSEISFGLPTSTSDIWGDIANFDPQDLQVIGGFSNLWDQEFEAAGGSGSNMWADDELSFNDTESSPDN; this comes from the exons ATGAATAAATCTCCAACTTCTGAATTCGGAACATTTTCATCTCCGCCTTCGATGTTTCTAGGACAAAAAGGAAGTACTCATGGAGAGTGTTCTGGTTttactgattcttcttcttcaactccaCTGATGGTTGAACCACTTACTGCTATAAAACAATTTTCTTTAGAAGAAAATTCTAATAGAGAGAAATTTTCTGAGAGTAATTTGAAGATTAAGGGGGAAAATACAAGAGTGGGTTCAATACCTCAACCTTTAGAATGTTTACAAGGTAATCCTGTTCCTCCATTTCTCTCGAAAACTTATGATTTAGTTGATGATCCGTCCTTGGATAAGGTGATTTCTTGGGGATTGAATGGTCAGAGTTTTGTGGTTTTGGACACGATGGAATTTTCCAAAGTTGTACTTCCGCGGAACTTTAAGCACAACAATTTCTCCAGTTTTGTTCGGCAGCTAAATACTTAT GGTTTTCGCAAAGTTGAAACTGATCGCTGGGAATTTGCAAATGAAGATTTTTTACGTGGGAGGAGGCACTTGTTGAAAAACATCCACAGGCGCAAGTCTCTCCAAGGACAGCAAATTGGGGGATTCTCACAGTTCACTGGTGAAACAGGGATATCCAAATTGGATGGTGAGGTACAGCAGCTGAGAAATGACAGGAATTTCTTGATACAGGAGCTCTCAAACCTGCACCGAGAGCATCGAGGGAGAGCTGAACAGGTAGAGGCAATGAAACAGCGGATGACAGTGGCGGAACAGAGACAGAAGCAGATGCTTTCATTCTTGGCGAAAGTTCTACAGAACCCTGTATTCTTGTCCCGTCTTCAGCTAATGAAGAAGCAGAGAGAGATTACTTCTCCAAGGATGAAAAGAAAATTCATCAAGCAACAGTCAGCTGATGGCTGTAAACTAGCTTCATCTGTAGAAGGGAAGATCGTGAACTATGACTCAAAATTGTGCCATGTTGCTTCTTCAGCACTTTCAGATATAGAAGAACCTGTCACAGATAAGCATCTAACTGACAATTTCTTAGACGATATGGTGGGGAAACTAGAGCTTGGTGCAACTCATAAGCAAGTTCAGGTTTGGAACGTTGCCTCAAATGAATTAGTGCAAGAACTTGTGGGTGCTTCAGGTCAGATGGGAATGGAGATACTGGATGTAGGATCTCTGGGATGTCAGGGAGGCAAGGAAGTATTAAACGGTCAACCTGAAGTTGTTGGGGAACCTTTTGTCTCCTTTGCGGAGGATTTGGCGAAGGAGAAGACGTTTCCTGACTTTATGTCGCCAGGAGTTGAAAGCATCATTAAAGAGGAGGACATCTGGAGCAAGGGATCCGAAATCAGTTTTGGTCTGCCTACTTCTACCAGTGATATATGGGGTGATATTGCCAACTTTGACCCTCAAGATCTTCAAGTCATAGGTGGATTTTCAAATCTGTGGGACCAGGAATTCGAAGCTGCTGGAGGTTCAGGAAGTAATATGTGGGCCGATGATGAACTGTCTTTCAATGACACTGAAAGCAGTCCAGACAACTAG
- the LOC113312784 gene encoding putative phytosulfokines 6, with protein MKSLMVISSLLLFSLFIIFNATTALHPLKSAVDENLTTNGLSHPNAPMLEVLAKDSMNLMGAEEDEEECGNRDEDCLKRRMIAEAHLDYIYTQRHHKP; from the exons ATGAAGTCTCTTATGGTTATTTCGTCTCTACTATTATTTTCTCTATTCATCATATTCAACGCAACAACAGCACTCCATCCTCTAAAATCCGCAGTAGACGAGAATTTAACTACTAATGGGTTATCTCATCCAAATGCTCCCATGCTGGAGGTGTTGGCAAAGGATTCGATGAAT TTGATGGGAgcagaggaagacgaagaagagtGTGGGAATCGAGATGAAGATTGTTTAAAAAGGAGAATGATTGCAGAGGCTCACTTGGACTACATTTACACCCAAAGACATCATAAACCTTAA